CTTGTTTTGACTAATACAATTAGTAAACCCGATACGTTTTTCCGGTTTGTGCTCCTTCTACACTTTTTACATAGGCTTTTGCGACTTTACTTCCCGGAACAGGATCAAATCCCTGAAAATATGGGCCATACTTATCCATTGATTCCACTAACACATTTGGACTAACATTATTAATTCTAATTCCCCTTGGTAATTCGATTGCAGCTGACTCTACGAAACTTTTTATAGCTCCCCCAACCATCGCTGCCGAAGCACCTCCAATAATAGGATCTTCCATGATAATTCCAGTGGTTAACGTAAAGCTACCACCATCCTTAATAAAATGCTGTCCTATTAAAACGAGATTCACTTGACCTTTTAATTTACTATTAATGGATAAATCATTGGTCTGTGGTGTTAATTCCTTAAAGGGACCAAAATAGGTTTCACCCGTGGCACTAATAACTGCGTCAACCTCACCTACAGATAGGTACATTTCTCTTATGCTTTCTGGAGAAGTGATATCCACAAAGATATCTGATTCTCTTCTTCCTGCTGATACTACTTCATGATGTTGTTCTAACTCTTGTCGGACTGCACGACCAATTGTTCCATTGGCACCAATTAATACTATTTTCATATGGTTACCTCCTAAAGTATTTTTAGTCATTAGTCTAAATAGGTAGAAATCTCTTGTTTATTCATCTCAAATCCAATGATATTTTTAACCAACTTTTTAGATCCAAGAAATCCCTTCTTATAGAAAGCAAAAGTTGGTACAATCCTTGTTCCCGATAATTGAATAAGCTCTTTTTCCAAACTAGAATTCTTACTTACGTCTTTATCAATATAGGGTATTTCATTTTCTTGAAGATACTTTTTCGCTTCTTGGCAATCAGAGCAGGTTGGTCTAGTATACAGTTCAAGAATGTATCGTTGTTTCAATGTAAACCCCCTCACTTTTTAAAATTTATAAACAACAGCAATGCTATGCTTGAAACAATCATTAACACAACAAACACATAGGAGAAGCCGCTAGCAATTGATGATAAAATGATCCCTGCAATTGTTGGTCCAACTGTTGAGCCTAACGATCTAAATAAGCTTAACAATCCAACCGCTGAACCTGCTTCTTGCATTGATGTACCCTGTATAATAAGAATATTTAATGGTGCACCAATAATAATGCCAATTCCAAAACCTGCTATAGCAGCAGAAACTAGGAGTAAGAGATAATTAACTGGAAAGATAAAAGAAAGTGAGCCGATAAATGTAATCACAAATCCTAAAAACAATACATGTTTAGCTCCCCATTTTGAAACCAAATACCCGCCTAGCAGTGAAGCAATCATAGAAGCTACAGCAAGTGGAGCGACTCCATAGGATGATTGCGCCTTCGTTACCTCAAAATTTGTTTCTATATATAAAGGTAATAGATTCATTGTTGATGCCATGATGAAGCCGGACATTAGTGATAAGAATAAAACCACTAACACATATCTTGATTTGAAATAACTTAGTTTAATAATAGGATCTTGTGAATGCTTTTCTGTTTTAATGAACAATGGGACGATTAGTAATCCAATCATTAGCATTGTGATATTTTTTAATGTAATCCCCAACATAAGGGAAAGAATCATACCTGTTAGTAAGATAATGCCTAGATAATCAATTGGTTTTTTACTAATTGTTTGCGGTAATTTCATCGTACTCATTACTAAAATAACCAGGATTGAAATTGGAACATTGATGAAGAAAATCCATTGCCATGCGAAATGTTGAATAATATATCCTCCAACAATAGGACCCATAATACTGCCAAAACCAAATACTACCCCAATCCATCCCATTGCTTTTGCACGCTCTTCTGCTGGATAACTTACAGTAATGTAAGCAGCAGTGATTGGAAAGATACCCCCTGTACCTATCGCCTGAATACTCCTTCCTATTAAAAAGGTTAAGAAGTTAGGAGCAACGGCTGATAATAAAGAACCTAATCCAAATAACAAAATACCAGTCATGAATACTTGCTTTCTACCGAATCGATCAGAGAATTTACCCATTAGGGGTATACTAACAGCAAACAGTAAAGTATAAATGGTGAAACTCCATACCCCCCATGAAGTATTAATACCAAAAGTACGAACAATTGAGCTTAACGCGGGTCCGACAATTCCATGATCTAAAGCCCCCATAAAGATACCAGCAAGAAAAATACTTAACACAAGAGATTTTTGTTTACTTTGTGTTTGTAATTTGTTTTCCAATAATGCTTCCATAACTTTTAACCTCCAATATCTAACAAGGAAATAATTTCTATATTTATTTTATACCATACCCCCCTACTGTATGTAAAGTAATGAATTACTATTTTTTTCTAATTTCATTATTACACTTAATAAAACCCTTAACTAAGAACGATTCTTGAACAACCTCTATTCACCTTCCAAATTACTCTCAATAAACTCATTAATTTGTTTACTCATTTCCTGAGATTTTGTCCAGTGCAAATAATGATGTCCATCTAAGGTGATAAGTTCACTTGTACTTTGATTACGCAATTGATCTTGATAAAAAGTCACATTTGATTTTCCTTCTTCATTCACCTTGTCTTCTTTCGTCGTGAACATCATAATAGGCATATTTGGAGGAAATACCATATTCTTTGTTTTCTTAATATTATTGCTTAGCTCTTGTGCTTCTTCGATCACATTCGAATTGTAAGCCTTCCAAGCAGAAAGTTTCTTCGTCATCATTAAATTCTGTTCAGAATAAGTTCCTTCATCTGCGATAGGTAGAAAGTTATTTGAAATCACATTTACAGCAGCTCTTGCGATTCCCGTCGGAGCAACAAATTTCAGATATCCTGGCAAATCTGGTGTAGATTCTTGAAAGTATTCTGTTGCCATTGGTAAGGTGCTATCAATACCAATAATGGCTTCCACTTCATCTGGATATTGATTAACGTAATACATACTATAAATTCCTGAAACAGAATGAGGCATGAAGATATAAGGTCCATCAATATTGCTTTCCTTAAGAGCTGTTCTTATTTCATCTGTTATGTTCTCTACTGTTCGTTCCTTCTTTGTGAACTCACTCCAGCCATAACCAAAGGGCTCAATGACCACAACTTTATGATGTTTTGCTAATTCATTCATCAACGGTTCGAAATCTAAAGCTGGGGCTGTCGTACCTAACCCACTTAAAAGAACAACAGTATGTTCACCTTTTCCCTTTGAATATACATGCATTTTCTTTCCATCTACCTCAACGTATTGCCCAATTGCAGGGTATTTTTTTTGCTCAAATTTCGTCATAATTTGATGATATGCAATCCATATCAAAAAGAATGATAGTAAGACGATCAAAATATTTCTCGTTCTTTTCCAAAATGTAGACTTTTTCTTCACTTTCATAGCTTCACATCTCCTAGTAATCTAGTTCCACACAGTTCTTTATAATAAAATCCAAAGTAAGTTTAACAATAACTAACGAACGTTAGTACATTGATTATTATAATACTTCTTTTGTAAAAATCAACAAAAATATTCCAGTAACTAGAAAAACTACAATTATGTATGGACCTGTAAAAAAGGCCAAGCACCTTAGTCAGATACAAACTAAGTGCTTGGCCTTTTTCACTATTAATATTCCGTAATAATAATCGGTGTCCCAATTGTCACGTTTGTCCGTTCTTGATCGAATTTTATAGCGTAATCCCATTTGCAAATTCACTTTCTTGTTATTCTTGGCTGGGATGCTTTCTTCCCATTTCGAAGTGTAACCAGATATTGATTGAAACCCTTCTTCTTGAACACCCTCAATATAATCTGCTCCAAAACCATCCATAAGGTTTGTTGTTGTTTTCTCCAAGTCGGGTTTCCCAACAAGATATCCATTAATTGTATAATACTCTTTGTCCATCTTCAGATTCATATTATCCAAGAGTTGATGAAGTTCCTCACCATCTAAAGATTTATCTTTGAATTGTAATGTTAAAAACATTTGAAAACCTTCATTGCTTTCAGTGATATAAATTTGTATTTTATGAAGTTGGCTAGTTACCTGTTTATCTATTTTTGCCTCAACAGTAACATGATGGTTTTCCGGTTCATGTGTAATCCATTCGTGTATAAAAGGAAACTTGTCTTTTGTATTTCTTACTATTTTATTTACTTCTTTATCGCTATTCGCAGTACCTAGGTCTGCTTTCAAGTATCCTTGCCATGAAGTGATGCTTATCTGGTTTTTTTCTGCGATTTTAATCATTTCTTCTAATTTATATTCTCTATTACTTCCTTCTACAGAATGAATAGAATAAAAAATAATAGTAATAAGACAACTTAATATTAGTCCAATTTGTTTGATCATTGCTCTCTCTCCCCTCATGAGAAAGCATTGACCCTTTTTTATAGATATATACCTATTAAAATACTAATTGAGGAAAAATAAAAAAGGCTGGAACTAAATATCACGATGGTCATACCATATAAAAAAGCTTAATAAGGGGATGTTGAGTGTCAATGCTGCTAAAAAACCTAATACCGATCTTTGTCATTCTTTTGCTTTCAGCTGGAGCATGGTTAATCCCATCTGAGCAACTTCACTCCGAAATTCCAGCATTAGAGGTCTTTGGTAAGATTGGCACCACAATATCAGTTATGATGATTATGTCTTTTCTACTTCTGTATGTAATCTATCGATTAATAAGAAAAAGGTCGTGTTAATAGAATGAAACAATAGATTACAATTATGTAAGGGTGAATATTCAGTGTTTGTTACATTATTATTACCGGTCGTCCTTCCTTATGGTAACCCCGTCACCTTTTTTGATCCCATAGCAGGCTATCATCGAAAAAAAGAATTTTTCGATTGGGTTCAGACGGTACAAAAAACATATAGTCCATATCAGTCTGTACCTTTATTACAAACAAATACAGACGATACAATGATTGAAGGAGAAGTAAGTCCCCAGACAAACTTCGTCCCAAATCTTGCTTAATCTTAACGTAAGGAGTTGCCAGTGGGCACCTCAGTCAGGAACTTCCCTTATCCATCATATGTACTAAAAATGATATTTAGCCACCAGAGGATGGTTACCTTCTTGATTATCCTTAATTGAGTAGTCGATACTTTAAATAAGCGGAGTTTTTCCGCTTAAACTGAAGAATGGAGCTCATTTTGGGCGTATAAGCGGAATTTTTCCGGTTAAGCAAAGTAAAATGGTCCATTTTCACCTATTTTGATTAAATAGGCGGAATCTTTCCTTCTATTTAATCTATATTTCATGATATTTCCTTATTAAGAGAAATTTTTCCGCTTATTTTAGTAGCTGATTTTTGGAAATCGTTTAATCGGGTACGGTTGTGGTATAAAAATGCTTGGAGCATTATAATGTCTCCAAGCATATAACTTCCCACATTGCGTTTATACGAATGCAGGTGTTTTCATCACATCTTCTCCACTGCATGTCCACCAAATTCATTCCGTAATGCTGCAACAACCCTTCCAGTAAACGTGTCATTTTCCAATGAACGATAACGCATTAGCAGAGAAAGAGCAATAACAGGTGTTGCTGTTTGAAGGTCTAGTGCTTCCTCTACTGTCCATTTCCCTTCTCCCGAAGAATGCATAATTCCTTTAATATCATCAAGTTTAGCATCTTTTGAAAACGCACTTTCCGTAAGTTCCATTAACCATGAACGAATGACAGATCCGTTACTCCAAACACGAGCCACTTTTTCATAGTCATAATCAAATTGACTTTTCTCTAACACTTCAAATCCTTCACCTATTGCAGCCATCATGCCGTATTCGATTCCATTGTGAACCATTTTCAAGAAATGACCACTACCAGATTTCCCTGTATATAAATAACCTTTTTCTACAGCTGTATCACGAAAAAGTGGTTCAATAATCTCCCATGCCTCAGGATCTCCACCAATCATATAATTTGCGCCATGGCGGGACCCCTCCATTCCACCTGATGTTCCAGCATCCAGGTAGCTCACTCCTATTTCCTTAAATTCATCATAACGTCTCATTGATTCTTTATAATGTGAATTTCCTGCTTCAATCACAATATCTCCGTTTGAAAGGATCGGTTTTAAATCGCTAATGACCTTATAGACCACTTGATGGGGTACCATAATCCAAATAATTCTTGGAGTATGTAAGTTTTGCACGAACTCCTTAAGAGTTGATGTTCCTTGAGCCCCGTATGCCTGAATTTCTTCAACAGCTTGCTCATTTAAATTCTAATACTTCAATATTATGGACTTAGTGGTTTTCCTAAAGAAAGAGCCACCTTTTTAAAAATCTAGTCCATTTATAACCTAATTTCCTCTATTAATAGTTCTTCCTAATTAAATAACCATCTTCCTCCTAATACTTAAGTTTTATTCCTAAATAAAACTGGAACCTTTTCATCATCAAAAACGTCTTATTACTAGATACTTAATGGAGGAGAGGTTTAAAAGTGAAAAAATTATTATTAAAAGGAGTTCTTATCCCAAGTCTCCTTTTGACCAGTAATGCCGTACTTATCGATTCAGCAAATGCCCAAGTTCAAACGTCTTCACAAGTTAGTTTTCAACAAGCATACAATCTAGGTGAATTATTTTCTGAGAAAATCTTTACTTATCATCAAGCTGTTGAAGCAGGAGATATTGAAGAAATTAATCGATTATATGATGATTTCACAAGTGATCTTAAGAAGATTGAACAAACGATCGGGAAAGTGCCTGGTTATCAAAATAGAAAAAATCTACAAAGGTTTTTTGTACATCCTGCAAAGGTAGACATTGAGAGAACGATTTATGAAGTTTCACAATATCGGTTATTAAATAAAATAACAGACAAAATAGAAGAACATCAGTTAGAGGATGCAGAATCTTTGATGAATACATTAGATAGACTTAAAAAACGCGCGAAAGAAATTAAACAGGTAGGCGGATACAAGTCACTTCCTCGACAAATTGATAAAGACTTATATTTAAAGGAAACGATCACACAAGGTCATTTAGTAACCGCCTATACAACAGAATATAAAACGATAATCGATTCTGGAAATTTACCTCTGCTTAATGAGGCATTCCTGCAGCTAAGGAGTAGTATGAAACAAATGGATTTATTAATTGGCCAAATTCCTAATGCTGACACGAGGAAAAAATTAGGAGAAGAGATTGTAAGGCCCGCTAAGCTCCAATTAGAACGAACACGATATGAGATATCACAATATCAGTTAATGAAAGAGATAAAAAACGATCTAATATCTAATGAAAGTAAAGAGCAGTTCGATGAACAAATGGCCATGCTTCAACGCTTAAAGGCAAGAACCCAGGAAAAAAATCAATCCGGCTTTTATGAAGCTGTACCTGCAGTTGAAAAGGAATTAAGGAAGTATGAACAAACACTACTAGCAGCTGAATAAAGTAAAGAAAAAAACAGCCTATCAATTCATGTCAATTGATAGGCTATTTACTATGTTACTCTACCGACTATATTAAAATCTAATTTCCCCTCACTTTCAAAGACTCCATTATCGCATGAATCTGCTTCCTATCCTTCACAAGCACTTCCTTCACATTTGGACCAAACCATTCTAACGAAGCATTTACGTCCATTGTTGGAATCAATTCTTCAAGAAAATCCTGATAACTAACAGCCCCTTCAAATAATGGAACCATTCCTTTCCTGGAGCCAGCTGCTGCATAAACATTATTAGGAGAGAAAACATCTAATTGTGAACGCGAGGCAATATTTTTAAAGTGAAAATGAGACACATACGGTCCAAGCTGATTCATCGCTTCAATTGGATTTATACCAGATTCCCATACATGTAACACATCAAAGTTTATTCGAAGAGCTGGGTGATTTGTTTCTTCAAGTAGCTGAATCGTTGAAGCAAGGTTATCTGCTAATGTATTCGGATGTGTTTCAACAAGGACAGACTGACCTTCTGCGTATAGAAATTCACAAATTAAATGAAGTTTTTCAACCAACTTATCTCGTTCCCTTTTAGTTGTCTGCGCGCTACCTTTTTTCCCAACAAATGTACGAATCTTCTTTGTTCCCCAATGCTTTGCTAATTGAGAAAGCTTCTTCGTCTCTGTAAGTAGATCGCATTCACTCACTTCTAGCGGTAGATAATCGCTAATCATACTTGTTTCTAAACCATAAGCATTCAGCCAGTCTGCTCCATAATGAGGTTCATCTGCTAAGTTTTTTGCATGAATTCCCCAAAGCTCAATTCCTTGAAAAGAATTGGCTTGAGCCCAGTGTGCAATTTGATCTAGGGAATGGAGATGATGTCGAAAAGAGATTGTACAGATCGAGAGTTTCATTTAAGCGTCACCTTCTTTGTCTTGTTGGTTTGTTCTTTTGACCACTGTTCGAAGCATTGCAATAATCCCTTTTTAATCTTAAATTCTCGTTCATTTTGCTCGGCTAATTTTGAATTAATATCATTAACGAGTGATAAGTCCTTTGTTAGGGCAAGCTTCATCGCTCGGTATTGTATTGTTGTATATCCCTTTACAAGAAGTTCAATTTCATCACACCAACTTTCAAAGCCTTCCTCTTCCAGCTCAAGAAGCTCCCAAAAATAAGCAAAGGCATGCTCATACGCATATTTTCTTATTGCTAGTACGGGTAATTGTTTTAATGCTGAAGAAAGCTGCGACAGGTTCTCCTTCTGTTTTCCAATCGTATAGACTTTAACAATGTCGGATATCGCCTCAGTAATAGGATTAATATCAAGCTTAAGGCAAGTATGAAAATAAGCTTGAATGGTCTCAGCACTTGGTGGCTGAATTGTTTCAGCTTGAAAAACATACCCTCCTTCTACTGCTGGTTCCGCGATGGCGTTCAGAATTCTATCCTTCGGTAATATTCCCTCCCACCTAAAATCAGGATCATACATAAACCACTCATCCTCATTTTCTGTTTTTTCAAGCATCACATAATGAGGAAATGGCTTTGAATGAAATTTATTTTCTCGTTCTGGAAGCAGTGATAAGTCGAGCATAACCATTACATATTGATGCTGGTCTTTAGCTTCCAAAAGTCTTAACATCTTTTCGATATTTTC
This Metabacillus endolithicus DNA region includes the following protein-coding sequences:
- a CDS encoding MFS transporter, which encodes MEALLENKLQTQSKQKSLVLSIFLAGIFMGALDHGIVGPALSSIVRTFGINTSWGVWSFTIYTLLFAVSIPLMGKFSDRFGRKQVFMTGILLFGLGSLLSAVAPNFLTFLIGRSIQAIGTGGIFPITAAYITVSYPAEERAKAMGWIGVVFGFGSIMGPIVGGYIIQHFAWQWIFFINVPISILVILVMSTMKLPQTISKKPIDYLGIILLTGMILSLMLGITLKNITMLMIGLLIVPLFIKTEKHSQDPIIKLSYFKSRYVLVVLFLSLMSGFIMASTMNLLPLYIETNFEVTKAQSSYGVAPLAVASMIASLLGGYLVSKWGAKHVLFLGFVITFIGSLSFIFPVNYLLLLVSAAIAGFGIGIIIGAPLNILIIQGTSMQEAGSAVGLLSLFRSLGSTVGPTIAGIILSSIASGFSYVFVVLMIVSSIALLLFINFKK
- a CDS encoding glutaredoxin family protein, producing MKQRYILELYTRPTCSDCQEAKKYLQENEIPYIDKDVSKNSSLEKELIQLSGTRIVPTFAFYKKGFLGSKKLVKNIIGFEMNKQEISTYLD
- a CDS encoding alpha/beta fold hydrolase, with the translated sequence MKVKKKSTFWKRTRNILIVLLSFFLIWIAYHQIMTKFEQKKYPAIGQYVEVDGKKMHVYSKGKGEHTVVLLSGLGTTAPALDFEPLMNELAKHHKVVVIEPFGYGWSEFTKKERTVENITDEIRTALKESNIDGPYIFMPHSVSGIYSMYYVNQYPDEVEAIIGIDSTLPMATEYFQESTPDLPGYLKFVAPTGIARAAVNVISNNFLPIADEGTYSEQNLMMTKKLSAWKAYNSNVIEEAQELSNNIKKTKNMVFPPNMPIMMFTTKEDKVNEEGKSNVTFYQDQLRNQSTSELITLDGHHYLHWTKSQEMSKQINEFIESNLEGE
- a CDS encoding YwmB family TATA-box binding protein, which encodes MIKQIGLILSCLITIIFYSIHSVEGSNREYKLEEMIKIAEKNQISITSWQGYLKADLGTANSDKEVNKIVRNTKDKFPFIHEWITHEPENHHVTVEAKIDKQVTSQLHKIQIYITESNEGFQMFLTLQFKDKSLDGEELHQLLDNMNLKMDKEYYTINGYLVGKPDLEKTTTNLMDGFGADYIEGVQEEGFQSISGYTSKWEESIPAKNNKKVNLQMGLRYKIRSRTDKRDNWDTDYYYGILIVKKAKHLVCI
- a CDS encoding sugar phosphate isomerase/epimerase family protein gives rise to the protein MKLSICTISFRHHLHSLDQIAHWAQANSFQGIELWGIHAKNLADEPHYGADWLNAYGLETSMISDYLPLEVSECDLLTETKKLSQLAKHWGTKKIRTFVGKKGSAQTTKRERDKLVEKLHLICEFLYAEGQSVLVETHPNTLADNLASTIQLLEETNHPALRINFDVLHVWESGINPIEAMNQLGPYVSHFHFKNIASRSQLDVFSPNNVYAAAGSRKGMVPLFEGAVSYQDFLEELIPTMDVNASLEWFGPNVKEVLVKDRKQIHAIMESLKVRGN
- a CDS encoding short chain dehydrogenase, producing MKIVLIGANGTIGRAVRQELEQHHEVVSAGRRESDIFVDITSPESIREMYLSVGEVDAVISATGETYFGPFKELTPQTNDLSINSKLKGQVNLVLIGQHFIKDGGSFTLTTGIIMEDPIIGGASAAMVGGAIKSFVESAAIELPRGIRINNVSPNVLVESMDKYGPYFQGFDPVPGSKVAKAYVKSVEGAQTGKTYRVY
- a CDS encoding DUF6005 family protein, with protein sequence MIKVHCFVSCVCEVIKKTSGVDHRPYYFGVWDADFDVLEDGTLTYHSDRIDHEFFQTWYELLYGIKLQKWYDESKSKQENIEKMLRLLEAKDQHQYVMVMLDLSLLPERENKFHSKPFPHYVMLEKTENEDEWFMYDPDFRWEGILPKDRILNAIAEPAVEGGYVFQAETIQPPSAETIQAYFHTCLKLDINPITEAISDIVKVYTIGKQKENLSQLSSALKQLPVLAIRKYAYEHAFAYFWELLELEEEGFESWCDEIELLVKGYTTIQYRAMKLALTKDLSLVNDINSKLAEQNEREFKIKKGLLQCFEQWSKEQTNKTKKVTLK